In Bacteroides sp., the following are encoded in one genomic region:
- a CDS encoding SusC/RagA family TonB-linked outer membrane protein, whose translation MTKFLRLFVPVLIALFSALSTFGQTGTIRGVVRDRQTQETLPGANVVIQGTTTGAITDLDGQYTITVGAGQYTVVASYIGFEPVTREVTVVAGQTVTLNFEMGLDVETLSEFVIIGYGVQRREDATGAVSVVDTRDFNKGKITSPSELLAGKIPGVQITMPGGAPGEGAQIRVRGGSSLSASNDPLIVIDGVPIENAGVPGLRNPLATINPDDIESFTVLKDASATAIYGSRASNGVILITTKKGKEGAPLTLSYNGTFSLSMNTKVADFLSAEEFRNQVNTFYADRPNVLSLMGDASTDWPSLIYQDAFAHDHNITASGSYKTLPYRVTIGYNAQDGVIKTDNLQRISGAVNLSPSLLDDHLKINFNARGVYLTNFFAEQGVIGAANQFDPTQPVRVDGSPFGGFFAWQEGGIPKPVATTNPVANLELRENTSTVNRVLTNFQADYKFHFLPDLRANLNVAYDYSTSEGTDFTPDYAAWSYVSGGYQGEYWQDRSNQLFDFYLNYVKDIEGISSRVDATAGYSYQRFWNNGSNFGTNIPNNLAFQNGHNTDSLRVIVPDIPYESEQVLLSFFGRLNYSLLNRYLVTFTMRNDRSSRFSPETRSGWFPSVALAWKVLEEPFMANVNFLSELKFRAGYGITGQENLGQGDYPYLARYTSSVQGAFYQFGAPGNFVPTWRAEGYDRNLKWEETTTYNAGLDYAFEGHRYYGSIDVYFRETRDLINEINVPAGTNLTNRILTNIGNMENRGVEFSIFTRPVVSRDINWLLGLNATWNETKITKLTAVDNPEFLGVQVGGIAGGVGNNVQVHTVGYAPYSFFVWEQVYDQDGNPIEGVYVDRDEDGEITEDDLYRYKRAAPTYYLGITSDFQYQNWSLAFAGRANIGNFIYNNISSDNGWLNKIYRAEGPYLSNIHRDAFTVGFNNAQYLSDYYVQDGSFFKMDHITLSYLFEKLFDSKTNLSVSGIVQNPFMITKYEGLDPELGNGIDNNIYPRPRIFVLSVNLQF comes from the coding sequence ATGACAAAATTTTTAAGACTGTTCGTGCCGGTGCTGATCGCGCTATTCAGTGCGCTAAGCACTTTCGGTCAAACGGGCACCATAAGAGGCGTTGTAAGGGATCGTCAGACCCAAGAAACGCTGCCTGGTGCTAACGTTGTTATCCAGGGAACCACCACTGGAGCGATCACTGACCTGGATGGTCAATACACCATCACGGTTGGAGCAGGCCAGTACACAGTGGTTGCCAGCTACATAGGCTTTGAACCTGTCACCCGCGAGGTGACGGTGGTAGCAGGCCAAACTGTAACCCTGAACTTTGAAATGGGTTTGGATGTAGAAACCCTTTCAGAATTTGTGATCATTGGTTATGGGGTACAACGCCGTGAGGATGCCACCGGTGCGGTCTCGGTCGTTGACACCCGCGACTTCAACAAGGGGAAGATCACTTCGCCTTCGGAGTTGCTTGCCGGCAAGATCCCCGGTGTACAGATCACCATGCCAGGCGGTGCGCCTGGTGAAGGCGCCCAGATCCGTGTCAGGGGAGGTTCTTCCCTGTCAGCCAGCAATGACCCCCTGATCGTGATCGATGGGGTTCCCATTGAAAACGCAGGCGTACCTGGCTTGCGCAACCCCCTGGCTACCATCAACCCGGATGACATTGAGTCGTTCACCGTCCTCAAGGATGCTTCTGCCACCGCCATCTACGGTTCGAGGGCTTCCAACGGGGTTATCCTCATCACCACCAAAAAAGGTAAAGAAGGCGCTCCCCTTACCTTATCCTACAATGGGACTTTCTCCCTCTCGATGAACACCAAGGTTGCCGACTTCCTGAGCGCTGAAGAATTCCGCAACCAAGTCAATACGTTTTATGCTGATCGTCCAAACGTTTTAAGCCTGATGGGGGATGCCTCCACCGACTGGCCCAGCCTGATCTACCAGGATGCCTTTGCCCACGACCATAACATTACCGCTTCAGGATCATACAAGACCCTGCCTTACCGGGTAACCATTGGTTATAACGCACAGGACGGGGTCATCAAGACCGACAACCTCCAGCGTATATCCGGGGCCGTTAACCTTTCTCCCAGCTTGCTGGATGATCACCTGAAAATCAACTTCAACGCCCGTGGCGTTTACCTTACCAACTTCTTCGCCGAGCAAGGCGTTATTGGCGCTGCCAATCAATTCGACCCCACACAGCCAGTCAGGGTAGATGGAAGTCCTTTCGGTGGGTTCTTTGCCTGGCAGGAAGGCGGGATCCCAAAACCGGTGGCTACCACCAACCCGGTGGCTAACCTGGAACTCAGGGAAAACACTTCTACAGTGAATCGCGTCCTGACCAATTTCCAGGCAGACTATAAATTTCATTTCCTTCCTGACCTCAGGGCTAACCTCAACGTGGCCTATGATTACTCTACGTCCGAGGGAACAGACTTCACCCCCGATTATGCTGCCTGGAGTTATGTGTCGGGCGGCTACCAGGGAGAATACTGGCAGGATCGGTCCAACCAGTTGTTTGACTTTTACCTGAACTATGTAAAAGACATTGAGGGCATCAGCAGCCGCGTGGATGCTACCGCCGGTTATTCCTACCAGCGTTTCTGGAACAATGGTTCCAACTTTGGCACCAACATCCCCAATAACCTGGCCTTCCAAAATGGTCACAACACCGACAGCCTAAGGGTGATCGTTCCCGACATTCCCTATGAGTCAGAACAAGTGTTGCTGTCATTCTTCGGTCGCTTGAATTACTCGTTGCTGAACCGTTACCTGGTGACTTTCACCATGCGTAACGACCGTTCCAGCAGGTTCTCGCCCGAAACCCGTTCAGGCTGGTTCCCCTCAGTGGCCCTAGCCTGGAAAGTCCTGGAAGAGCCTTTCATGGCGAACGTCAACTTTTTGTCAGAACTGAAATTCCGTGCGGGCTACGGAATCACGGGTCAGGAAAACCTTGGACAGGGTGATTATCCTTACCTTGCCCGTTATACGTCCAGTGTCCAGGGCGCTTTCTACCAGTTTGGAGCACCAGGTAACTTCGTACCCACATGGCGTGCGGAAGGTTATGACCGCAACCTGAAATGGGAAGAGACCACGACTTACAATGCGGGGCTTGATTATGCCTTTGAAGGTCACCGCTACTATGGATCCATCGATGTATATTTCCGTGAAACCCGCGACCTGATCAACGAAATCAATGTACCTGCCGGCACCAACCTGACTAACCGTATCCTGACCAACATCGGAAACATGGAGAACCGCGGGGTTGAATTCAGTATCTTTACCCGGCCTGTGGTTAGCCGCGACATCAACTGGTTACTTGGGCTGAACGCTACCTGGAACGAAACCAAGATCACCAAACTTACTGCTGTTGACAATCCCGAGTTCCTGGGTGTTCAGGTCGGCGGCATCGCAGGGGGTGTGGGTAATAATGTTCAGGTCCACACCGTTGGATACGCACCCTATTCCTTCTTCGTCTGGGAACAGGTATATGACCAGGATGGTAACCCCATTGAAGGGGTTTACGTCGACCGCGACGAGGACGGCGAAATCACCGAAGATGACCTTTACCGTTACAAGCGGGCCGCACCCACCTATTACCTGGGTATCACTTCTGACTTCCAGTACCAAAACTGGAGCCTGGCATTCGCCGGCCGCGCCAACATTGGCAACTTCATTTACAACAACATCAGCTCGGATAACGGCTGGCTGAATAAGATCTACCGTGCAGAAGGTCCTTATCTCAGTAACATTCACCGTGATGCTTTTACTGTTGGTTTTAACAACGCACAGTATCTTTCGGACTATTACGTTCAGGA
- a CDS encoding LacI family DNA-binding transcriptional regulator has product MKPNITSINDIARALGVSASTVSRALKDHPDISEETRRRVQEFARSVNYRPNALALGLKQQRSYTLGIIIPEIVHHFFSSIISGIEDVAYGKGYRLMICQSNEEFERERINLQALLDHRVDGLLVSMSKNTFQYDHFEDTVAQGIPMVFFDRVCKQIETDRVVTDDFQGAHLITTHLIRNGHRRILHLAAPQHLAIGRKRLQGYTEALSDHNIPVDPLLILQCDTPAQVHAVKEQILRLAPKIDGVFAVNDFSAIAVMQLLQENGYQIPEQISVAGFGDDPIALIARPKLTTVEQKGYAMGREAVQMLINRLEHPDLAGEFQTKIFAATLKLRDSA; this is encoded by the coding sequence ATGAAACCAAACATCACATCCATCAACGATATCGCCAGGGCTTTGGGGGTTTCCGCCTCTACCGTTTCCAGGGCCCTGAAAGACCATCCCGATATCAGCGAGGAGACCCGTCGCCGGGTGCAGGAATTTGCCCGCAGCGTAAATTACCGGCCCAATGCCCTGGCCCTCGGCTTGAAACAGCAACGGTCCTATACCCTGGGGATTATCATTCCCGAAATCGTCCACCATTTCTTTTCCTCCATCATCAGCGGCATTGAAGATGTGGCTTACGGCAAAGGATACCGCCTGATGATCTGCCAGTCGAATGAAGAGTTTGAACGCGAGCGGATAAACCTCCAGGCCTTGCTCGACCACCGGGTAGATGGCCTCCTGGTGTCGATGAGCAAGAATACGTTTCAATACGACCACTTTGAGGACACGGTGGCTCAGGGCATTCCTATGGTCTTTTTCGACCGGGTGTGCAAACAAATTGAGACCGACCGGGTGGTAACCGATGACTTCCAGGGGGCACATTTAATCACCACCCACCTCATCCGCAATGGACACCGCAGGATCCTTCACCTGGCAGCACCCCAACACCTGGCCATTGGCCGCAAAAGATTGCAGGGCTATACTGAGGCCCTTTCCGACCATAATATCCCTGTTGATCCCTTGCTGATCCTTCAATGTGATACCCCTGCCCAGGTTCATGCGGTCAAGGAACAGATTCTTCGGCTGGCTCCTAAGATCGATGGTGTCTTTGCCGTAAACGACTTTTCCGCCATCGCAGTCATGCAACTCTTGCAGGAGAATGGTTACCAAATCCCCGAACAGATTTCGGTGGCAGGTTTTGGCGACGATCCCATTGCCCTCATTGCCCGCCCCAAACTGACCACCGTCGAACAGAAAGGCTATGCCATGGGCCGGGAGGCTGTGCAGATGCTGATTAACCGCCTGGAGCATCCCGACCTGGCGGGTGAATTCCAGACCAAAATTTTCGCCGCAACCTTAAAGCTGAGGGACTCGGCCTGA